In the genome of Devosia rhizoryzae, the window CCGGAATTTGCCAAGCGCGGGGCGCGGCTGATCGGGGTGTCGCCGGATACGGTGGAAAGCCACAAAAAGTTCCGCAGCAAGCGCGCGCTGGTGCTGCCCTTGGGGTCGGACCCGGAGCGGCAGACGATCGAGGCGTTTGGCTTGTGGCAGATGAAAAAGCTTTATGGTCGCGAGTTCATGGGGCTGGTGCGCACGAGCTTCATCATCGACCAGAATGGGAGGATCGCACGCATCATCCGGGCGACGCGGATCAAGGGTCATGCCGCCAAGATGCTGGAGGCGCTGGACGAGGTGATTGCCGGCGAGGTCGGCGCCTGACGTTTTCGGCTTTTTAACCAAGGGCGCTCATAATCGGTTCACCATGTGGGTGCGTGAGGTGGTGCGGTGTTCAGACGGGTTGAGCAGGGGCAAAGAGCTATCCGCGCCGGCATCCACCCGGCCTTGTTCTACGGCATGTTCGCGCTGTTGCTCGGCGGCAACGCTCTTTCCGGCACGGCGCTGTTGATGGCGCCGGACATTGCACGGCTGATGGGCGGGCAGAACGAGTTGGTCGTGGCGGCCTATGAGGATCGGCTGGCGCAGATGCGGGTCGAGATCGACCGCCTCCATTCGCGATCCTATGCGCAGGCCGGCGACATCAACTTGCAGCTCCAGGAGCTGTCGCAGCAGCAGGACGTGCTGCTCGAGCAGCATCAGCTGGTCAAGGCGCTGGTCGACAAGGCGGATCAGCTGGGCATTGCCTCGATCGAGCTTACAGGAGCGCCGCCTGCTGTCGCGCCAACGGTTTCGGGGAACCCGGATGTTGCTGCGACCGCGGCATCGGTGAACCAGATGATGACCGAAACGCAGCAGGCGATGGTGGGTATCGCCAGCACGGCCAATGAGCGAACCGACGGCATTGTCAGCGAGATGGACCGGCTCGGGATTGCGCTGGAGCTACCGGAGGCGGGGCTCAACGGCGTCGGCGGACCGCTGCTGGAGGCTTCTGACGGCGAGGGTTCGCCGATGATCGATGATGCCAATTCGGTCATGGATGCGCTGATGCGCTACAAGGCAGCACGCGACGGGGTCAACTCAGCGCCGGTGCATATGCCGATCTCCGGCAATTTCCGGCAGAGCTCGACCTTCGGCAATCGGAGCGATCCGTTCACCGGTCGCAAGGCGTTTCATTCGGGGCTCGATTTTGCAGCCGCTTCGGGAACGACGGTATTCAGCGCGGCCGACGGGGTGGTCAGCTTTGTCGGTGACCGCTCGGGCTATGGCAAGGTGGTGGAAGTGCGCCACGCCAATGGGCTCGTGAGCCGCTATGCCCATCTTAGCGCACAGCTGGCTCGCGAGGGGCAGAAGGTGACAACGGGGACGCCGATCGCCAAGGTCGGATCGACGGGGCGTTCGACCGGTCCACATCTTCATTTCGAGGTGCGGCGGGGCGAGAATGCGCTTGATCCCAAGCCGTTCCTCGATGCCGGGAAACGGCTTGGGGCTATGCTGGGCCAGGGTTAGTCGGCAGCCACGTCGGTAGCGACGCCGACGCGCTGGGCTAAGGCCGCTTCCATGAACTCGTCGAGATCGCCATCCAGCACCACGGAGGGCTGGCCGCTTTCGACGCCGGTGCGCAGGTCCTTGACCATCTGATAGGGCTGCAGCACGTACGAACGGATCTGGTGGCCCCAGCCGATATCGGTCTTGCTGGCGGCCTGGGCGTTTGCCGCTTCTTCCCGCTTCTGCAGTTCCTGCTCGTAGAGACGAGCCTTGAGCATGTTCATGGCCGTTGCACGGTTCTTGTGCTGGCTGCGTTCCTGCTGGCAGGCCACGATGATGCCGGAAGGCACGTGGGTGATGCGGATGGCCGAGTCGGTGGTGTTGACGTGCTGGCCGCCGGCGCCGGATGCGCGATAAGTGTCGACCTTGAGGTCGGCTTCGCGGATCTCGATATCGATGGAGTCGTCGACCACCGGGTAAACCCAGCAGCTCGAAAAGCTGGTATGGCGACGAGCAGCCGAGTCGTACGGGCTGATGCGGACGAGGCGATGGACGCCGCTTTCGGTTTTCAGCCAGCCATAGGCATTGTGGCCCTTGATCTGGATGGTCGCCGACTTGATGCCGGCTTCTTCGCCGTCGTGCATTTCGAGCACTTCGACCTTCATCTTCCGGCGCTCGGCCCAACGGGTATACATGCGCAAAAGCATGTTGGCCCAATCCTGGCTCTCGGTGCCGCCAGCGCCGGAGTGGATTTCCACATAACAGTCGTTGCTGTCGACTTCGCCGGACAGCAAAGTTTCGATCTGACGGCGGCGGGCGCCGGACTTGAGCTCGATCAGCGCTGCTTCGGCATCGCGCACGATCTCGGCGTCGCCCTCGGCTTCACCGAGTTTGATCAGTTCGACATTGTCGGCGATGCCGGTTTCAAGCTCGCGCACGGACTTAACCGCGACATCGAGTTCGTCGCGCTCGCGCATGGTGACGCGAGCTTTGTCCGGATCGTTCCAAAAGTCGGGAGATTCGGTTTGCGCATTCAGCGCGTCGAGACGGACTTGTGCAGTATCCCAGTCAAAGATGCCTCCTCAGCAGGGTCAGAACCTGCTCGATTTCGGCAACGGTCTTTTCGATTTCCGCGCGCATTTCATGTTCCTTGTTCGGCGCCCCGTTTAGCGGAGAGGACTGGGAGGATCAACCGCCGCTTGAAAATGAAGGTGCCCGCTGGTACTCCCGAACATGGCTGGTCTCGTAGCTCAGCAGGATAGAGCACCGGATTCCTAATCCGGGGGTCATGGGTTCGAATCCCGTCGAGATCACCAACATGCCTGAGTCAGCTGACGGTGATCCTCCTGAGTTGCGGGACGTAATGTTCCCCAAATGCTGGAACCAAGATCCGGCCTGCGCCTTTAGGACCCAGTTGGGGATAAATCTATGTCTATCATGAAGCTTTTGGCTGGCGTTGTTGCTGGTGCCGCCTTGCTGACCAGCGCCGCTTCGGCGCAGGTGGTCGTTTCGTCCAAGATCGATACGGAAGGTGCGCTCTTGGGGAACATCATTCTCCAGGTGCTTGACGCCAAAGGCATCGAGGTGACGGACCGAACCTCTCTCGGCGCCACGCCGATCGTGCGCGCGGCAATAGAAGCGGGCGAGATCGACATTTATCCCGAATACACGTCCAATGTCGGCTTTGCCTACAATGTGTCTGACGATCCGGCCTGGAAGGATGCCAAGGCGGCCTACGCTTTTGCCAAGGTCCTCGACTATGACAATGCCAATCTTGTTTGGCTGCAACCGGCGCCAGCGAACAACACCTGGGCGGTGGCGATCACTCAGAAGGTGGCTGATGAGAATGGTATCTCCACGTTTTCCGACTTCGGAAAGTTTGTTGCCGAAGGCGGCAATGTGAAGCTGGCGGCCTCCGCTGAATTCGTAAATTCGGCGTCTGCTCTGCCAGCGTTTCAACAGGCATATGGGTTTTCGATGAAGCCCAACCAGATGGTGGTCCTGTCCGGCGGTGACACGGCTGCGACGATTGCCGCTGCGGGGCAAGGCACAGCTGGCGTCAACGCCGCCATGGTCTACGGCACGGATGGGGCGATCGCTGCCGCGGGTCTCGTTGTGCTCCAAGATGACAAGGGCGTTCAGCCGGTCTACGAGCCGGCGCCGCTCGTGCGCGAGGAAGTCCTGCTCGCCCATCCGGAGATCAAGACCGCGCTCGAGCCAGTGTTTGAAAAGCTCGATCTTGTAACCCTGCAGACGCTCAATGGCCGCATCCAGGTGGATGGCGAAGCTGCAGCCGATGTGGCGCGGGACTGGCTGACCGACAACGGGTTCCTCAGCTGACCTCAGGGAGCCGCTTCGGCGTTTCCGCTGCCATGTCTCAGGTCCAACAATCTTTCGCTTCGGTTTCAAGAGTGCCGCGCCTCGACAAGCTTGGCGTGCTCGTGGCTCTTGTTGTGGGCGGCGCATCGGCATTCTTGCCATTCGTGATCTCCAAGCCAAACCGTATCGTCCTGGGTGAGGCGCTGCCCATTCACACCGCCTTGCCCGCAGAAATGGCTGCGCTGCTGCTGGCAATCGTCGCTATCGGTACGTTCGTCGCCCTGTTACGCACGCCGACGCTGTGGCGGTTGATCGCCGGCTTTGTTCTGGTGGGGGTGCTGACGGTGATGCTGGGGGCATCGGCGGACTGGCTAATTCCGGAGGGAAACACGGTCGCGCGAGTTTCACCCGGTGCGGGCTTTTGGCTCTTGTCCTTTGCTTTCGCCCTGGTTGCCGCCGATGCATTGGTGCGTTTGCGGCTGGGACCGCTGGTAAGGCTTGCCACTCTGGCAGTCGTGGCCGTTGTTTTCGGCGCTATCCTTTGGGGTGGGCTTTGGGACGATGCCTCGGTGCTGCGAGAATA includes:
- the osmF gene encoding glycine betaine ABC transporter substrate-binding protein OsmF; translated protein: MSIMKLLAGVVAGAALLTSAASAQVVVSSKIDTEGALLGNIILQVLDAKGIEVTDRTSLGATPIVRAAIEAGEIDIYPEYTSNVGFAYNVSDDPAWKDAKAAYAFAKVLDYDNANLVWLQPAPANNTWAVAITQKVADENGISTFSDFGKFVAEGGNVKLAASAEFVNSASALPAFQQAYGFSMKPNQMVVLSGGDTAATIAAAGQGTAGVNAAMVYGTDGAIAAAGLVVLQDDKGVQPVYEPAPLVREEVLLAHPEIKTALEPVFEKLDLVTLQTLNGRIQVDGEAAADVARDWLTDNGFLS
- a CDS encoding peroxiredoxin, producing MTHLNEGDPAPDFSLALDDGSTVRAADLLGKPAVLFFYPKDDSGGCTDENQEFSALAPEFAKRGARLIGVSPDTVESHKKFRSKRALVLPLGSDPERQTIEAFGLWQMKKLYGREFMGLVRTSFIIDQNGRIARIIRATRIKGHAAKMLEALDEVIAGEVGA
- the prfB gene encoding peptide chain release factor 2 (programmed frameshift) is translated as MRAEIEKTVAEIEQVLTLLRRHLDWDTAQVRLDALNAQTESPDFWNDPDKARVTMRERDELDVAVKSVRELETGIADNVELIKLGEAEGDAEIVRDAEAALIELKSGARRRQIETLLSGEVDSNDCYVEIHSGAGGTESQDWANMLLRMYTRWAERRKMKVEVLEMHDGEEAGIKSATIQIKGHNAYGWLKTESGVHRLVRISPYDSAARRHTSFSSCWVYPVVDDSIDIEIREADLKVDTYRASGAGGQHVNTTDSAIRITHVPSGIIVACQQERSQHKNRATAMNMLKARLYEQELQKREEAANAQAASKTDIGWGHQIRSYVLQPYQMVKDLRTGVESGQPSVVLDGDLDEFMEAALAQRVGVATDVAAD
- a CDS encoding M23 family metallopeptidase is translated as MFRRVEQGQRAIRAGIHPALFYGMFALLLGGNALSGTALLMAPDIARLMGGQNELVVAAYEDRLAQMRVEIDRLHSRSYAQAGDINLQLQELSQQQDVLLEQHQLVKALVDKADQLGIASIELTGAPPAVAPTVSGNPDVAATAASVNQMMTETQQAMVGIASTANERTDGIVSEMDRLGIALELPEAGLNGVGGPLLEASDGEGSPMIDDANSVMDALMRYKAARDGVNSAPVHMPISGNFRQSSTFGNRSDPFTGRKAFHSGLDFAAASGTTVFSAADGVVSFVGDRSGYGKVVEVRHANGLVSRYAHLSAQLAREGQKVTTGTPIAKVGSTGRSTGPHLHFEVRRGENALDPKPFLDAGKRLGAMLGQG